In Colias croceus chromosome 12, ilColCroc2.1, one genomic interval encodes:
- the LOC123696081 gene encoding pickpocket protein 28-like, producing the protein MDTEFGVCFAVNTIQGRERHPPRLEMVSNRTTGPGVMMFNVLVPGRVFVLNQEEVPSITTPGSDIMSVGPEIYRKRLISIKDIANDAGARLISPEKRKCRYTDENILDVYPHYSYTACTVQCRKNAQLRTCNCTNFYMPNIEEHLKCNVSGVICINNNLNALSVLKARWSSRIGLFCDCLPSCTEAEISIVKDFKKPIDDDFARIEIELAFLPSERYRRNVVRGALDLVVSTGGTGGLFLGASILSFVELIYIILIRPFCNIYARRNEDPWHKKFGRKLEENKFGRHSVKIFKTNSREK; encoded by the exons ATGGACACGGAGTTTGGTGTCTGTTTTGCAGTAAACACGATTCAAGGAAG AGAAAGACATCCACCACGATTGGAAATGGTCAGCAACCGGACCACAGGCCCCGGCGTCATGATGTTCAACGTTCTCGTTCCGGGGAGAGTTTTCGTTTTAAACCAAGAAGAAGTGCCCTCTATAACTACACCTGGATCTGATATCATGAGTGTTGGCCCGGAAATTTACAGAAA gCGTCTCATTTCCATAAAGGACATTGCAAACGACGCTGGTGCCAGATTAATATCTCCAGAAAAGCGTAAATGCCGGTATACGGATGAAAATATACTAGACGTATATCCACACTATTCATATACGGCGTGTACTGTACAATGCAGGAAAAATGCTCAATTACGGACCTGTAACTGCACTAATTTCTACATGCCTAATATAGAAGAACATTTGAAGTGTAATGTTAGCGGTGtgatttgtataaataataacctaAATGCCCTGTCG GTACTCAAAGCAAGATGGTCATCCCGAATTGGCCTCTTCTGTGATTGCTTGCCATCCTGCACAGAAGCAGAAATATCTATTGTAAAGGATTTTAAGAAGCCCATAGATGATGATTTTGCCAGAATAGAAATAGAGCTTGCATTTCTACCCAGTGAAAGATATAGGCGGAATGTTGTTCGTGGAGCCCTTGATTTGGTTG tatcaACAGGTGGGACAGGCGGTCTTTTCCTCGGAGCAAGCATTCTCAGCTTTGtcgaattaatttatattattttaatacgacCCTTCTGTAATATCTACGCGAGGCGTAACGAGGACCCCTGGCATAAGAAGTTTGGAAGAAAGCtcgaagaaaataaatttgggAGACACTCagtaaagatttttaaaacaaattcacgtgagaaataa
- the LOC123696078 gene encoding sodium channel protein Nach-like produces the protein MQRKGSNQDIMEPNYSMYRDRLRRRERTKSDMLMASVKTISKEYCKESSICGLKHLVEDTSYIERTIWIITMLSALICSISLVWMTFERYYQAPLVTTQMPEGVSVSKIIFPAVGICTNNRISKRSVTELAKKLIKEPRNKNYNEEQMLELLFGLGLFYNMQRMNDKIVNVKKLQRALGDYDVNELMMNLTPKCEDILVRCSWNENPMNCSDLFDFRLTMTGYCCTFNYLRSSDVMFEESHEARSTDMYMYGNKSSFDFDQGLKILLRLNESDDFYYNVPLKGAQLQFSDAYDFPDAPSGSFSMQIVSPNVQMTVIVTASFTEASRDIQHVPVKLRNCLFYDESPYLPFYTHSDCLLKCRMYFLMSKCNCTPFNMLKLAHTRTCDVRDIPCLRIFNAQSTAVRPDIENVPSELELNLVSGGIHCPMCYPTCSKTAYNYDFTNINIYPDRTDVDSIKDKMDWLYGANFTGTSIVHVKYGREVADCYGQNVIMKWFDLISNIGSTCGFVTGFSFVSVIEFIYFYTVKLVRDYVLRLRRERRIASEASTPAQFEHISRYRPIYWNEIAGSTAWRLNTPD, from the exons ATGCAGAGGAAAGGTAGTAATCAAGATATAATGGAACCAAATTATTCCATGTATCGTGACCGTTTAAGACGAAGAGAGAGAACAAAGAGTGACATGTTAATGGCCAGCGTTAAAACAATTAGCAAAGAGTATTGTAAGGAGTCTTCAATTTGTGGCCTAAAGCACCTGGTTGAAGACACGTCTTACATAGAAAG AACAATATGGATTATCACCATGCTCAGTGCACTAATATGCTCCATATCCCTGGTGTGGATGACCTTCGAGAGATACTACCAAGCTCCCTTGGTGACCACACAGATGCCTGAAGGAGTGTCTGTAAGCAAAATCATCTTCCCAGCAGTTGGGATATGCACCAATAACAGAATTAGTAAACGATCCGTTACTGAGTTGGCGAAGAAATT GATAAAAGAACCACGGAACAAGAACTATAACGAAGAGCAGATGCTAGAACTGCTTTTTGGCTTGGGTCTGTTCTATAATATGCAGCGGATGAACGATAAGATTGTCAATGTGAAGAAGTTACAACGCGCCTTGGGGGACTATGACGTCAACGAGCTCATGATGAat CTAACTCCAAAGTGCGAAGATATTCTGGTGCGTTGTTCCTGGAACGAAAATCCCATGAACTGCTCGGATTTATTCGACTTTCGGTTGACTATGACTGGCTATTGTTGTACTTTTAACTATTTAAGGAGTTCTGATGTTATGTTTGAAga AAGCCATGAGGCACGAAGTACtgatatgtatatgtatggcAACAAATCGAGCTTCGATTTCGACCAAGGACTAAAGATCCTGCTACGATTAAATGAGAGTGACGATTTCTACTACAATGTACCTTTGAAAGGTGCTcag CTGCAGTTCTCTGATGCATATGATTTTCCCGATGCACCTAGTGGCAGTTTTTCGATGCAAATAGTTAGTCCTAATGTTCAG ATGACTGTAATAGTAACTGCAAGTTTCACAGAAGCCTCACGAGATATCCAACACGTTCCCGTAAAACTGAGAAACTGCTTATTCTACGATGAATCCCCATATCTCCCATTCTATACTCACAGTGATTGCTTGTTGAAATGTCGAATGTACTTCCTAATGAGCAAATGTAATTGTACTCCGTTCAATATGCTCAAATTGGCTCACACTAGAACATGCGACGTCAGGGATATACCATGTTTGAGGATATTTAatg cTCAATCAACAGCTGTGCgaccagatattgaaaatgttCCATCGGAATTGGAACTAAACCTCGTGTCAGGAGGCATTCACTGCCCCATGTGCTACCCAACCTGTTCAAAGACAGCCTACAACTACGACTTTactaatataaacatttaccCTGACCGTACCGACGTTGATTCCATCAAGGACAAGATGGATTGGCT ATACGGTGCGAATTTCACTGGAACATCCATTGTTCACGTGAAGTATGGCAGAGAAGTTGCAGACTGTTACGGGCAGAATGTCATAATGAAATGGTTCGACTTGATTA GTAACATAGGTTCAACATGTGGTTTCGTCACGGGATTTAGCTTTGTGTCTGTTATTGAGTTCATCTACTTCTACACTGTGAAGTTAGTGCGAGATTATGTTCTTCGGTTGCGACGGGAGAGACGAATCGCGAGCGAAGCGTCGACGCCAGCGCAGTTTGAGCATATTAGCCGATATCGACCTATTTATTGGAACGAAATAGCGGGATCGACGGCTTGGAGATTGAATACACCTGATTAa
- the LOC123696082 gene encoding acylphosphatase-1-like: MDFTSPRTTIVNKKISQYYDTKWNNFLPTNSIMSGIKKASLITTDFEVFGKVQMVFFRKYTQKKAQELGLKGWVMNTPQGTVIGQLQGPHNAVEDMKIWLQKIGSPKSKIDKTAFRNEGPINNTAFRSFEIRG, translated from the coding sequence ATGGACTTTACGTCACCCCGAACGACGATagtaaacaagaaaatatcACAATATTATGACACAAAGTGGAACAATTTTCTTCCCACTAATTCAATAATGTCTGGGATAAAAAAAGCTAGCTTGATAACAACTGATTTTGAAGTGTTTGGAAAGGTTCAGATGGTATTCTTTCGCAAGTATACGCAGAAAAAAGCTCAAGAGCTGGGACTGAAAGGATGGGTGATGAACACACCGCAAGGTACAGTTATTGGTCAGCTACAAGGGCCCCATAACGCGGTTGAAGATATGAAAATCTGGTTGCAGAAAATCGGGAGCCCCAAGTCTAAAATCGACAAAACAGCTTTTCGGAATGAAGGCCCCATCAACAACACCGCTTTCAGGTCTTTCGAAATACGAGGATAA